The genomic segment aagtgagaaaaagagggagagaattcgagagagcatacttaaattcacacagtgcaccggataagacaggagaagtactccagatataacagactgaccctagccccccgacacaaactattgcagcataaatactggaggaggaagggagggaggagggaggagggagggggacctGTGTGGGAAATGGCTGGTGCTGGTGGACACTCCAGACGTGTTCTGCCCTGGACTCTCTCTGGAGGAGATGAGACAGGATGTTAGGCTCCGTGTCCATCTGTCTGCCCTGGGACCCCACGACCTCCTCTTGGTCATACTAGTGGAGCCTTccaaggggaggagagaggggcactggagagaatagaggagatgtTTGGGGGGTTGCAAAAACACTGTGATTGTGTATTCACCCATACGTACAGCTTGAGAGAGCTGAGTGGGGAGTCAGGACATCCAGCAGCTTGTACAGAAGTGTGGGAGCAGCATTAAGGACAGGGCCCTCGGGCACTCAGGTCCCAGAGCTGCTGGAGCAGGTACCAGGTCCTCAACATTAAGGACAGGGCCCTCGGCACTCAGGTCGTAGAGCTgctggagcaggaggaggaggagcacgaGGGAGATATTATCTGAACTCTCAGTGAAAAAACTACTGAACTGGAGAGAAAGGTTAAAGTAGAGAGGAGCGAGGACAAGAAGAGAGAGCTGGAGATGGAGTCTTAtaagaggaaggagatggagatgaAGCTGGAGACatctaaagagaggagagataatgaaagcagggaaacagagggaggagatggagatgaagCTGGAGACatctaaagagaggagagataatgaaaaggagggaaacagagggaggagatggagatgaagCTGGAGACatctaaagagaggagagataatgaaaggagggaaacagagggaggagatggagatgaagCTGGAGACatctaaagagaggagagataatgaaaaggagggaaacagagggaggagatggagatgaagCTGGAGACatctaaagagaggagagataatgaaagcagggaaacagagggaggagatggagatgaagCTGGAGACatctaaagagaggagagataatgaaagcagggaaacagagggaggagatggagatgaagCTGGAGACatctaaagagaggagagataatgaaaaggagggaaacagagggaggagatggagatgaagCTGGAGACatctaaagagaggagagataatgaaagcagggaaacagaggggggagatggagatgaagacatctaaagagaggagagataatgaaaggagggaaacagagggaggagagacacaaACATGAGACTGAGGAGGTGAGGAAGCACTGTGAAGGAGGCCAGAGTTGAAGCAGAGAGAAACCTGATGAAGATAGTTCTACCTGACTTATAGAAGAACATCATGATCATAAAGACAAAGACGCAGAGGGAGTTCAGCAGATTgatggaggagaaggatagaCAGGTGAAGGAGAAGAATATGCAGATGGCGGAaatgagagatatagagggactGATAGAAAGAATATGATACAAAACATTGGTTAAAAGAAATGTGTCTAGATGGCCAGAAGATGGCAGTGTTAACCCCTTTGAAGAGATTGTTAGTTATTTCTGTCTCGACCTGTGTAACTGCACGGAATGATGCGAGACGTTAGCTAACGCTTTGTCCATACAAGACACAACCAGACAGACTGCAGCTGTAAGGGTATAGATGAAGAACACTGAGAaatcaaatggaaccctgtttacAACTCTGTATAgaaaagaaacagacagaaatactctatTACAGGGGGACAGCTTCCGTCCTGAGCCATTAAAAAGAGGACTTCCTAGAAGCCAGTTTTTCAGACTGCACTGTTGTTGTACCGAAAAGCTCCCCCCTGCCAGAATTCTCCCCCAGCCCCCCCCCTTCGTGCGCACACACTCAATTATTCATTGCTGCGACTTACTTGagtggctttgtgatggccactccaataccttgactttgttgtccttaagcaattttgccacaactttggaagtatgcttggggtcattgtccatttggaagacccatttgccaccaagctttaactttctgactgaggtcttgagatgttgcttcaatatatccacataatcctgcctcatgatgccatctattttgtgaagtgcaccagtccctcctgcagcaaagcacccccacaacatgatgctgccaccccgtgcttcaagattgggatgatgttcttcggcttgcaagcctccctctttttcctccaaacataacaatagttatcaccaaacagttctatttttgtttcatcagaccagaggacatttctccaaaaagtacgatctttgtccccatgtgcagttacaaaccgaagtctggctttttaatggtggttttggagcagtggcttcttccttgctgaggggcctttcaggttatgtcgatatcggacttgttttactgtggctatagatacttttgtaccggtttcctccagcatcttcacaaggtcctttgctctgggattgagttgcactttccgcaccaaagtacgttcatctctaggagacagaacgcgtctccttcctgagcggtataatggctgcgtggtcccatggtgtttatacttgcgtactattgtttgtacagatgaacgtggtaccttcaggcatttggaaattgctcccaaggatgaaccagacttgtggaggtctacaaaaaaaaatctggggtcttggctgatttcttctgattttcccatgatgtcaagcaaagaggcactgagtttgaaggtaggacttgaaatacatccacaggtacacctctaattgactcaaattatgtaaattagcatatcagaagcttctaaagcaatgacatcattttctggaattttccaagatgtttaaaggcacagtcaactaatgtatgtaaacttctgacccactggaattgtgatacagtgaattgtaagtgaaatgatctgtctgtaaacaattgttggaaaaattatttgtgtcatgcacaaagtagatgtcctaaccgacctgccaaaacgatagtttgttgacaagaaatttgtggagtggtttaaaaacgagttttaatgactccaacctaagtatgtaaacttctgacttgaaaTGTACATAAATTATTCATTTCGGTTGCCTATCCTGAtgtgaagtttgttctatagaaagtatttgactctgatgtgtgccaAAGAGAGTATTTGTCTCTAGCCACAAATTTAAGGAAATTAGAAGCAGGGGGGTTCGGCAGGGCTATTTTCTTGCCTGCTGAAATTCTGTTATCTTCTGTTATCTTGTGTTCCGTGTTTACAGGTTTAGTTTGCACTCTGTCTGTTCTGCAATTGTAATGAGTCGGATTTAAGTGCATGTGATTTTAAAGAGGCTACTAAAGTAGGGTTTCAACCACTTCTGAATTCGCCAGACAAAGTTCCACCCCCATTTATTTTCCACAAGAGAATGCGGAGCAATGCGATGATTGTAGGAAGGTGAGCGGCGCGACAGAAACGTACAGAGACAAAAATCATAAGGTCAATGGCATGGAGGAGGATTTCAGAGATTGTTGGTGTTGATGTTGGGTGAAGAGAGATTTGCAAAACAATGTCTGCTTgtgctgctagctagctatgaaCATCAAGCAACCTCAACCCCCAAACTGTGACCAAAGCCACCATTTGTGAATGTGTTGAGTAAATTCAATTGTGAATTTTACTCATCAAAGGATAGAAATCACcattacaactgactaggtatccccctttcgcTTTTATAACATTGTAAATGATAAACTTAAGCATGATTTTGTCATGTAATAATGCTACCAATTGGATTACGGTATTTTAACATTATGATTCCAATATATTATAGCTTATGGTTCTTTCATTACACTTGTATCGCGACATTGATGATTAAAAGTTACTTCCTGTGAAATACACAGGCCTACATTCATGTGAATGAGTAATTTGGGTAAATTGTGGCTTTGCAAATCTATCTTTACCCACCAACAACATCTCTGCATTCCTCTTCCACGCCATTAACCTTCTGATTTTGTCTCTGTGTTCTAAAATCATTCTCTGCAAAAAAATGAGGTGGAATTACAATGCTCCCCATGCCAacccctagttaaataaaggtaaaataaatacaatgctCCCCATGCCAacccctagttaaataaaggttaaataaatacaatgctCCCCATGCCAacccctagttaaataaaggttaaataaatacaatgctCCCCACGCCAacccctagttaaataaaggttaaataaatacaatgctCCCCATGCCAacccctagttaaataaaggttaaataaatacaatgctCCCCATGCCAacccctagttaaataaaggttaaataaataaatacaatgctCCCCATGCCAacccctagttaaataaaggttaaataaataaatacaatgctCCCCATGCCAacccctagttaaataaaggttaaataaataaatacaatgctCCCCATGCCAacccctagttaaataaaggttaaataaataaatacaatgctCCCCATGCCAacccctagttaaataaaggttaaataaataattacaatGCTCCCCATGCCAacccctagttaaataaaggttaaataaataaataaaatgctcCCCATGCCAacccctagttaaataaaggttaaataaataaatacaatgctCCCCATGCCAacccctagttaaataaaggttaaataaataaataaaatgctccccacgctagctagctagctagctaacatgcatCTCATTAGCTTACACACAGTGGCCTGTTGTAgcaagccagctagctaatagtacaagactcttcctagagttggctgcctggccaaactgagtaatcgggggagaagggccttggtcagggaggtgagcaagaacccgatggtcactctatagagctccagagttcctccttCTAGGAGGACAATCATCTCTACAGCACTGCACCAATCAGAAGGAAAacagaagccaatcctcagtaaaaggcacatgacagcctgcttggagtttgccaaaagacacctaaagactctcagaccatgagaaacaagattctctggtatgatgaaaacaaaattgaaatctttggcctgaatgccaagcgtcacgtctggaggaaacctggcaccatccctacagtgaagcatggtggtggcagcatcatgctatggggatgtttataagcggcagggacagggagactagtcaggattgaggcaaagatgaacggaacaaagtacagagaggtccttgatgaaaacctgctccagagcgctcagtacctcagactggagcaaaggttcaccttccaacaggataacgactctaagcacacaaccaagacaacggaggagtggcttcggaacaagtctctgaatgtcctttagtggcccagtcagagcccggacttgaacccgttcgaacatctctggagagacctgaaaatagctgtgcagcaacgctccccattcaatctgacagagcttgagaggatctgcagagaacaattgGAGAAtctcccaagaagactcaaggctgtaaattctgccaaaggtacttcaacacagtactgagtaaaaggtctgaatacttatgtaaatgaaatatttccgtttttatttatattttttacattttttacatttctaaaaacctgtttttgctttgtcattttggggtattgtgtatagattaatGAGGAACAAAAACTATTTTatccaagcctccccagcttctcctttacccaaatccaaatagcagatgttctgaaagagctgcaaaacctggaccagtacaaatcagctgggcttgacaatctggaccctctatttctgaaactatccaccgccattgtcacaacccctattaccagcctgttcaacctctctttcatatcgtctgagatccccaaggtttggaaagctgccgcagtcatccccctcttcaaagggagagacaccctggacccaaactgttacagacctatttccatcctgccctgcctatctaaggtcttcgaaagccaagtcaacaaacagatcactgaccatctcgaatcccaccgtaccttctccgctgtgcaatctggtttccgagccggtcacaggtATCACGGGTATCACAGtgccgttttgttactaaagcaccttataccacccaccactgcgacctgtatgcacctagtcggctggccctcgctacatattcgtcgccagaccaactggctccaggtcatctacaagtccatgctaggtacagctccgccttatctcagttcactggtcatgatggcaacacccacccgtagcatgcgctccagcaggtgtatctcactgatcatccctaaagccaacacctcatttggctgcctttccttccagttctctgctgcctgtgactggaacgaattgcaaaaatcgctgaagttggagagttttatctccctcacctacttcaaacatctgctatctgagcagctaaccgatcgctgcaactgtacatagtctatcggtaaatagcccacccaatttacctacctcatccccatactgtttttatttatttacttttctgctcttttgcacaccagtatctctacctgcacatgaccatctgatcatttatcactccagtgttaatctgcaaaattgtaattattcgcctacctcctcatgccttttgcatacaatgtatatagactctttaaaaaaaaaatctgtgttattgacttgtttattgtttactccatgtgtaactctgtgttgttgtctgttcacactgctatgctttatcttggccaggtcgcagttgcaaatgagaacttgttctcaacaggcctacctggttaaataaaggtgaaataaaatcaaatatttagaataaggctgtaacctgaatactttccgaatgcactgtaaagggttatgtttggggcaaatcccaTACAACCCATTACCGAGTAGCACactctatattttcaagcatagtggtggctgcatcatgttatgcttgtaatcgttaaggaccggGGAGTTATCAGGACAAAAAAAATctatggaatggagctaagcacaagcaaaatcctagaggaatatctggttcagtcttctttctgccagacactgggagatgaattcatctttcagcaggacaaaaaccTAGGCcgaatctacactggagttgtttactaagaagacagtgaatgtccctgagtggccgagttacagttttgacttaactcTTTTGGGATagtgggcagcattttcacttttgaatGGATAGCGtacccagagtgaactgcctcctactctgtcccagatgctaatttatacatattattagtagtattggatagaaaacactctgaagtttctaaaactgtttgaatgatgtctgtgattataacagaGCTCATATGACAgatgaaaacctgagaaaaatccaaccaggaagtgggaaatctgaggtttgaaatttttcaaagcttggcctaccgaatacacagtgtctatggagtcaagttgcacttcctatggcttccactagatgtcaaccgtctttagaaactggtttgaggattctactataaaggggGAGCTTATGAGACctatttgagtcagtggtctggcagagtgtctcggGCTCATGACGCGCACTCCCGACAGAGTTTAGCTCTCATTCCAtggcttttcttcagacataggaattctccggttggaacattattgatgttttatgttaaaaacatcctaaagattgattccatacatcgtttgacttgtttctacgacctgtaatggaacttttcgagtttttgtctggacgaagtgctcgcgcctcatgaagatggattagtgggctgaacacgctaacaacaagtggctatttggacataaatgatggactttatggaattttattgaacaaatcagtcatttattgtcgaaatgggattcctgggagtgcattctgatgaagatctgatgaatatttatagtgttatatctaacttctgttgactccaaaatggcggatatttctctggctggattcggctctgagcgccgttctcagattatgctttttccgtaaagttttttaaaaatctgacagtggttgcattaaggagaagtctatctttaattctgtgaataacaattGTATCTtctatcaatgtttattatgagtatttctgcaaaatcaccggatgttttggaatcaaaacattactgcacgtaacgcacCAATGTTAACTGAGATATTTGGatgtaaatatgcacattatcgaacaaaacattcaTGTATTGTGTTACATCATGTCCTATGAGTGTTATCTgatgaaggtcatcaaaggttagtgattcattttatctatattcctgctttttgtgactcctatctttggctggaaaaatggctgtgtgtttttttgacttggcagtgatctaacataatcatgtgttgtgctttcgctgtaaagcctttttgaaatcagacacgatgggttgattaacaagaagtttatctttcatttgctgtattggacttgttaatgtgtgaaagttacaaattttgaaaaaatgtttttgaatttcgcgcgctgccttttcagcggaatgttagcggaacgcctgccctagaaaggttcaatctgattgaaaatctatggcaagacctgaaaatggttgtctagcaatgatcaacaaccaatttgacagatctTGAAGAATTATGAAAAGGATAAtggaaatgttgcacaatccaggtgtggaatgctctgagagacttacccagaaagactcacagctataatcgtGGCCAAGGTGAATCTAACATTTATTGACCTAgcgggttgaatacttatctaatcaagatatactAGTGTATTATTTTTCATGAATGTTTTACACATTTTAGAAATGTTCTTCCATattgagtattttgtgtagatatttgaccaaaaaaaaatcacaattaaatacattttaatcccactttgtaacacaacaaaatgtggaaaaagtaaagaggtgtgaatactgtctgaaggtactgtatttaCATTTGAAGTACATTCTGTAATATATGTTGGAATGTATACATTATTTGGCCAAATGTAAATATTTCACACGTAtccttaaaaacatttttaatagGTTTTGTAAGTAGACATACAATAGACATATatagccccccacacacacacacacacacacacacacacacacacacacacacacacacacacacacacacacacacacacacacacagaattccAGTCCAATCTACTCAGAGTCCCAGCATTGATACAGTAGTtgatgttcctctctctgtttgtggtTGGAAGGGTCCCGTTTATGACTTGCCAACAACAAATTGCCAATTGACtcattcatcccctctcctctcccctgtaactactcCCCAGGtctttgctgtaaatgagaatgtgttctcagtcaatttacctggtaaaataagggttaaaaaaagaaaaaaagagtcacACACAGATCTAAACCGATTTCACATATGAAACTGGATCTGAGATGAGAAACCTCACTGAGATCCATAACTGTCTCAAACCCTGATCCAGTTTCTGGCCTTATCTTCCGATAGTCAGTCACATAGTTGAGATCTAGATTGAAGTGGCTGACCCAAATTTAGGCCTGATGTTGCGGTCCAAATTCTAATCCAGGTTACGTCAAATTCAGGTGGGGATTCCCCTTGAAGATCATGGAATAAATGTGGATTATTTTGTACTTTTGTTCCGGATTAAGATTCAGGTGGAGATGCTCAGAGTCATGAAGTGGAGTTTGGATCCGGTTGATTTGGACataaggaggaagaggaatgggtccaggcaggcatgcagacagcacagacacactgccACATTGAAGTAGCCGTAGAAGCTGTCCTCTTCGCTTGCCAACAGACGCACATAATGCAGGAAGTGGAGGGTCCCGGCGGGGCCGAAACATGCCACAAAAATCACAAACACCAGCGAGCTAGCCTTGACATACAGCGCCCAGTCATGGTGTGAGTGGTTGAGTTCTCGGACTATCCGTGCATAACACACAGCCGTGACCACCAGCGGGACTAGTAGACCCAGAAAGGTCAGGCCCAGCTTGTAGTAGAGCAGAGGAGCATGGGAGCTGTAGTCCAGTGGAAGAACATCATGGCAAGTAGTGAGGCCTAGCTGAGGGAGGTGGTAGCTCTGCCGGACCAGGAGCTCGGGTATGACAGCAGCCCCAAACACCCCCCAAACAACCACGCTGGCCCAGGCGGTATAGGCCCTTTTGGGGAGGCTCTTGTAGAGAAACGGGCGCACCACGGCCAGGTAGCGTTTGACGCTAATACAGGCTAGTGTGTGTGCCGAGCAGTACAGGTTGCTGTAGAAACAGGCTGTGACGATGCGGCAGGCAGTCTCGCCGAACACCCAGTGGTTGCCGTGGAGATGGTAGTGGGCCTTGAagacgagggagaggaggaggaagaggtcggaGATGGCCAGGCTGCAGTAGAGGATGGCCGACGACACCCTCCTGACTTCGGTGGCCACGGAGGACAAGATGGCAACGTTGGCCGGGATCCCCACGACAATGGCCAGCATGTAAAAACTGGGGATGACCCACCTGCTCAGGGGGCCGGCGAGGTACGCCGCTGTGTCGTTGCTGAGCAACCACAGCGCCGGAGGGGTAGGAGCAGAGGCAGTGGGGGGGCCAGAATAATGGGGTGcttgttgtgtctgtgtctgttggcAGGcattagggagagagacagactttAACTGTATGATTTTTCCTTTAAATGTTCTGGGAATTACAGTGATGTTGCACTTGGATTTCTTGGCCCTTTTCCCTGGGGAAGTACATGAAGGGGGGGGAGACATTAGGATTTGGTACCATAACAACTCACACTGAAACTACAGGCTATTCAGAACAgcgtttgttgtttgtttttcacCTCCGTATTCGTTTATTTGGTTAACGGCGTTCATTTCCATAGGGATACATAACATGTGACGGTAAATAATTGAAAGAGAGAAATATGCAGGAAACAAAACACTGTGCATTTGTTTTTCTAATATCCTAAAGCATACAGTCAATTTAGTAAAGTTAAGGTATTTTGACATGTAATGACTTAGTTGAATAACTATGGAAATGAGAAGAGCTGCTAACATGGAATGGCCTCCGCTGTTAGTCAAAGGAGTGGTATTCAAAGTAACATGCTGGAACACATGGCAAGCGTGTGAGTCAGGAGAGATAAAGAAACCTCTATCTGTACAAGGTAGATTCATCAAATCTTACACAATGCTTTAGTGATTCACATAACTGTGTAAAGATTTCATAGTGCTAAACATTCACTCAATTCTGCTAAAAAACTTCTTATAAATCAAACTTGATAAATCCCACAGTtggaaacaacaacaaaagggAACAAGCATCTGTACTAAACATTTCCTGAATTATTAGATTGGCATTTTAGTTTCAACGTCTTTCAAGAATGATTACTTTTTGATCAAATGTTGTCAATAACATGTGGTTGTCTTTACCTTTGGATTGAAATGTCACATCCAGCAAAAGAAaagaaacaaataaaaatagCAAAAGTTTCCCCATTGCTATTTGTCCGGATAGATAGTCCTTTGAAATAATCAACTTTAGCTATCGACAATATGGGCAGATCGTTCCTGATGTCCGGGCAGGTCACATCTCTGTCAAGAAGTCTCTCTGTACTTCTATCAAGATTTTCTCAGTGAGTTAAACCAGAGAGA from the Oncorhynchus tshawytscha isolate Ot180627B linkage group LG33, Otsh_v2.0, whole genome shotgun sequence genome contains:
- the LOC112230804 gene encoding proteinase-activated receptor 3, translating into MGKLLLFLFVSFLLLDVTFQSKGKRAKKSKCNITVIPRTFKGKIIQLKSVSLPNACQQTQTQQAPHYSGPPTASAPTPPALWLLSNDTAAYLAGPLSRWVIPSFYMLAIVVGIPANVAILSSVATEVRRVSSAILYCSLAISDLFLLLSLVFKAHYHLHGNHWVFGETACRIVTACFYSNLYCSAHTLACISVKRYLAVVRPFLYKSLPKRAYTAWASVVVWGVFGAAVIPELLVRQSYHLPQLGLTTCHDVLPLDYSSHAPLLYYKLGLTFLGLLVPLVVTAVCYARIVRELNHSHHDWALYVKASSLVFVIFVACFGPAGTLHFLHYVRLLASEEDSFYGYFNVAVCLCCLHACLDPFLFLLMSKSTGSKLHFMTLSIST